One genomic region from Pyrobaculum islandicum DSM 4184 encodes:
- a CDS encoding thiolase family protein — translation MGVVIVGYVRTPIGKFGGAFKDVKAPQLAAFTIKKLLERTGIEGRIVEEVIFGSTLQGGMGQNLSRYAALLAGLPVEVSAYTVNRVCSSGMQAIIDAYREIALGDASVVIAGGAESMSTPPICLPQDARWGMRHFIGRRVELIDLMVYDGLIDPTNGLIMGEEAEMVAREHKMTREELDRIAYESHMRAWRATENKWFDDMEPVDGEFGGVKLDRDEGIRPDTSLEKLAKLKPAFRPDGLLTAGNSSQLSDGAAALLLMSEEKARELGVRPIARILGYSWHMVEPWRFTEAPVYAIQKLLKKLGVGLDYFDYFEVNEAFAVVNVLVHKLLGIPYDKLNVFGGAIALGHPLGASGARIVTTLISVLRRMGGRRGIAALCHGTGGATALAIELVT, via the coding sequence ATGGGCGTCGTTATAGTGGGGTATGTACGCACGCCCATAGGGAAGTTCGGTGGTGCGTTTAAAGATGTAAAAGCGCCCCAGCTTGCCGCGTTTACAATTAAGAAGTTACTAGAGAGAACAGGGATAGAGGGGAGGATAGTAGAGGAGGTAATCTTTGGCTCTACTTTGCAAGGAGGGATGGGCCAGAATCTATCTAGATACGCAGCGCTACTGGCTGGACTGCCTGTAGAAGTTAGTGCATACACAGTCAATAGGGTTTGTTCCTCTGGTATGCAAGCCATCATTGATGCATATAGAGAAATTGCCCTGGGAGATGCCTCAGTTGTTATAGCCGGCGGCGCCGAGTCTATGTCCACTCCGCCTATTTGCCTACCTCAAGACGCTAGATGGGGAATGAGACATTTCATCGGGAGACGCGTAGAGCTTATAGACTTGATGGTGTACGACGGCTTGATTGATCCAACAAACGGCTTAATTATGGGAGAGGAGGCCGAGATGGTTGCCAGAGAGCATAAGATGACTAGAGAGGAGCTCGATCGGATTGCATACGAAAGCCATATGAGAGCCTGGCGTGCCACTGAAAATAAGTGGTTTGACGACATGGAGCCTGTAGATGGCGAATTTGGCGGAGTTAAACTAGACAGAGACGAGGGGATTAGGCCTGATACCTCTTTGGAAAAACTCGCAAAACTCAAGCCAGCCTTTAGGCCAGACGGCCTTTTGACAGCCGGTAATTCAAGTCAGCTTTCCGACGGCGCCGCCGCCCTCTTACTAATGTCCGAGGAGAAGGCGAGAGAGTTAGGCGTAAGGCCTATTGCGCGTATATTGGGGTACAGCTGGCACATGGTAGAACCATGGCGTTTTACAGAGGCTCCAGTATATGCAATCCAGAAGTTGTTAAAGAAACTAGGCGTTGGCTTGGACTATTTTGACTATTTTGAAGTAAACGAGGCGTTTGCTGTAGTTAACGTTTTGGTACATAAGCTACTGGGTATACCATATGACAAGCTTAATGTCTTTGGAGGTGCCATAGCGTTAGGGCATCCGCTTGGCGCATCAGGAGCGAGGATTGTGACTACCTTGATTTCTGTTTTAAGGAGAATGGGCGGCAGACGTGGTATTGCAGCGTTGTGCCACGGCACGGGGGGTGCTACAGCATTAGCAATAGAGTTAGTGACGTAA
- a CDS encoding NAD+ synthase produces MDYRIVVDAIDYEKARLIITSFIKEYVAGAGVNGVVIGLSGGVDSTVTAALAVEALGSGRVLGLFMPSIYTPKEDEKDAIEVANRLGIRLIKVDIMPIVEAYAKSIPDYSPDDRVSVGNIMPRVRMSILYYYANRYNMLVVGSGDRSELLLGYFTKYGDGGVDFLPIGSLYKVQVREMARRLGFGWISEKPSSPRLWHGHTAEGELGAPYEVLDTVLYAIFDKKMPLDKAREMFGEVVDLVINRVKTNAHKLKPPPYPDLTPARRDV; encoded by the coding sequence ATGGACTATCGTATCGTAGTGGATGCTATAGATTACGAGAAGGCGCGTCTAATAATTACGTCGTTTATCAAAGAGTACGTTGCCGGAGCTGGCGTCAATGGGGTGGTTATAGGCCTCAGCGGCGGTGTGGATTCAACAGTTACCGCGGCGCTTGCAGTAGAGGCCCTGGGTAGTGGGAGAGTTTTGGGTTTGTTTATGCCGTCTATTTATACACCTAAGGAGGATGAGAAAGATGCCATAGAAGTGGCTAATAGGTTAGGCATTAGACTTATCAAAGTGGATATCATGCCAATAGTAGAGGCGTATGCCAAGTCTATCCCAGATTATTCGCCTGACGATAGAGTATCTGTAGGTAATATAATGCCGAGGGTTCGCATGTCGATACTCTACTACTATGCAAATAGATATAATATGTTAGTCGTCGGTAGTGGCGATAGAAGTGAGTTATTACTGGGGTACTTTACAAAATATGGCGATGGGGGGGTGGACTTTTTACCAATCGGCTCTTTATATAAGGTACAGGTTAGAGAAATGGCGAGGAGGTTGGGCTTTGGTTGGATATCTGAAAAGCCAAGTAGCCCCCGGCTGTGGCACGGCCATACGGCTGAGGGCGAGCTCGGCGCGCCGTATGAGGTCTTAGATACAGTACTTTATGCCATATTTGATAAAAAGATGCCGTTGGACAAGGCTAGGGAGATGTTTGGAGAGGTCGTAGATCTAGTAATTAATAGAGTAAAGACTAATGCCCATAAGTTAAAGCCTCCTCCTTACCCTGATTTAACGCCGGCACGAAGAGATGTTTAA
- a CDS encoding PadR family transcriptional regulator — protein sequence MFKRRRGIFKGVVLYILKSKPLSGYEILKELSKLTAGRFVPSPGTLYPLLSYLESEGFIEARETYVGKRRKKIYALTQRGEEFLGKLLEDEEFRSLIQTLESGGVEDDLLVAIRDELVYIDEVFDEVEGRDKAVLEEIYIILRRLEDKVLAKLKQI from the coding sequence ATGTTTAAAAGACGGCGCGGGATTTTCAAAGGCGTTGTTCTCTATATCTTAAAGTCTAAACCACTCAGTGGGTATGAGATACTGAAAGAACTTAGTAAATTGACGGCGGGTAGATTCGTGCCGTCTCCTGGCACTCTCTATCCGCTTCTTTCATATTTAGAATCTGAAGGATTTATAGAAGCTAGAGAGACGTATGTAGGTAAAAGGAGGAAAAAGATATACGCCTTGACGCAACGTGGAGAGGAGTTCTTAGGTAAACTCTTAGAAGACGAAGAATTTAGAAGTCTCATACAGACATTAGAAAGCGGCGGTGTTGAAGACGATTTATTAGTGGCTATAAGAGACGAGCTTGTATACATAGACGAAGTTTTTGACGAAGTCGAGGGCAGAGATAAAGCAGTTCTAGAGGAAATCTATATAATCTTAAGGCGTCTAGAAGACAAAGTTTTAGCTAAACTAAAGCAAATATGA